The following is a genomic window from Saprospiraceae bacterium.
GGAAACAGAATTCAGATCATTCTGGAATGCACAGAGCACAAAACTAGTGGTATGCCTGGTACATCAAGGTATGTCACTGAAAAAAACAGAAAAAACAATCCTGACAGATTGGAAATCAAAAAATTTAATCCGGTATTAAAGAAATATACACTTCACAAAGAAATTAAATAATCATGGCAAAAGTATCTAAAAACGCAAGAGTTGCTCAAAGGGCTGCCAATGCAGGCTCGGGTAGAGATCACGTGAAGGTGGTAAAATCTATCAAAGACCCTGTTTCCGGTAAGTATTCTTACAAAGAGTCCATCATACACAAGGACAAGGTTAAAGAGTTTTTTGAAGAAAGTAAATAATCAGCCAGGCTGATATAAAGTAATAAGGGTTTTTCTTTTTATACAGAAGGGAAACCCTTTTTGTATTTTGTCACTTTTGTAACTATTTAGGTATGATCAATTTCAATCAAAAAATGTTAATTTTCCGTGATATTTCAGCTCTTTTTGAGTTAATCCGCCATGGCGGATTAACTCAAAAAGTAGCTTCATCTGACGAAAAATTAACTGATTTTTGTGATTTGAAAGCATATACCTATATAATTACATAAAAACAATAATTTATAATGACCAGCTTTGCAAATTTTATTATGACACCGTAAATGATTTTTAATGAGTTTTTTTAGCAAGTTTTTTTCTAAAGATAAAGAGCAGGACCTTAATAAAGGCCTTGAGAAAACAAAAGAGAGTTTTTTCTCCCAAATAACAAAGGCTGTAGCCGGCAAATCTAAAGTTGACTTAGAGTTTTTGGAT
Proteins encoded in this region:
- the rpmG gene encoding 50S ribosomal protein L33, encoding MAKKAKGNRIQIILECTEHKTSGMPGTSRYVTEKNRKNNPDRLEIKKFNPVLKKYTLHKEIK
- a CDS encoding DUF4295 family protein, whose translation is MAKVSKNARVAQRAANAGSGRDHVKVVKSIKDPVSGKYSYKESIIHKDKVKEFFEESK